A single window of Labeo rohita strain BAU-BD-2019 chromosome 4, IGBB_LRoh.1.0, whole genome shotgun sequence DNA harbors:
- the tmem121b gene encoding transmembrane protein 121B — translation MNTMTAEIIKDISQPDSPVSSAPENGQLLFIRSVASRRDTQTTSGSANLEEGSSQPLVSSSATAQPQSYTMTSGEFMQSTPLFVQRSSKNLFYKILCFLVLVLQGGMLDFYLIIFTDLYWCSWIATDLVVISGWAIFFMKNARSKRERACGFHQKSSIFGCNLGEFTFAYLAWLIYVIASTPKVVLVLETSILDLIALKVPFGITGFKITMLLCAPLLYCLINSIIEDPNGATRFHSQGCFMSTCLDILDSFTLVELLLKNEIPSIYLRYTVISVYFIALAVPVVWLYELTASEMNCRWVWARFFTGVLLNAPLLVVRCFLVFVYKTPISVFMFKNIFFLGCKCLELVEQCMSLRGVRRFARGRGSNPAQFSHCVSENDMCPHGYVNTLAVNTQS, via the coding sequence ATGAATACAATGACTGCTGAAATCATAAAAGACATCTCCCAGCCCGACTCACCTGTCTCCTCAGCACCAGAAAACGGACAGCTGCTGTTCATCCGAAGCGTCGCGTCCAGGAGGGACACGCAGACTACCAGCGGCAGTGCCAACCTCGAGGAGGGCAGCTCCCAGCCCCTGGTCTCCTCCTCAGCCACAGCTCAGCCTCAGTCTTACACCATGACATCGGGCGAATTCATGCAGTCCACCCCTCTGTTCGTGCAGAGGTCTAGTAAGAACCTGTTTTACAAGATCCTGTGTTTCCTCGTGCTCGTTCTCCAAGGAGGCATGCTGGATTTCTACCTCATCATCTTCACGGATCTCTACTGGTGCTCGTGGATCGCCACGGATTTGGTGGTTATATCGGGGTGGGCGATTTTCTTCATGAAAAACGCCAGGAGCAAGCGGGAACGAGCGTGTGGCTTCCACCAGAAGAGCTCCATCTTCGGATGCAACCTCGGGGAGTTCACCTTCGCGTACCTGGCATGGCTCATCTACGTGATCGCGTCCACCCCGAAAGTGGTGCTCGTTCTGGAAACGTCCATCCTGGATCTGATCGCCCTGAAGGTGCCGTTCGGCATCACGGGGTTCAAAATAACCATGCTGCTGTGCGCGCCTTTGCTTTACTGCCTCATCAACTCCATCATTGAAGACCCCAACGGTGCCACACGCTTTCACTCCCAAGGCTGCTTCATGAGCACCTGCTTAGACATCCTGGACAGCTTCACGCTGGTGGAACTGCTCCTTAAAAACGAAATCCCCAGCATATACCTTAGGTACACGGTTATATCCGTCTACTTCATCGCGCTGGCCGTTCCGGTTGTTTGGCTTTACGAGTTGACGGCCTCGGAGATGAACTGTCGCTGGGTATGGGCGAGGTTCTTCACCGGCGTGCTGCTCAACGCACCGCTCTTGGTGGTCAGATGTTTCCTCGTCTTTGTTTACAAAACACCCATATCGGTTTTCATGTTCAAGAACATCTTCTTCTTGGGGTGCAAGTGCCTGGAGCTGGTCGAACAGTGCATGTCCTTAAGAGGTGTCCGGAGGTTTGCACGTGGGCGCGGGAGCAACCCAGCCCAGTTCTCCCACTGCGTTTCCGAAAACGACATGTGTCCTCATGGCTATGTGAACACGCTGGCTGTCAATACTCAGTCGTAG